One stretch of Glandiceps talaboti chromosome 7, keGlaTala1.1, whole genome shotgun sequence DNA includes these proteins:
- the LOC144437123 gene encoding uncharacterized protein LOC144437123 — translation MMKVAMYSIIFVLVAFSTVHSERDRLAPLYTHSPSERVDGEYIVKIENSCSDDCFDNVIDEFLDKTENDGYDDVLIINRMKTLNMFVARIPRKAVEILQRMDNIKFIEEDSIVTINNEEVREVAAEEVREVDVEVDDFGVE, via the exons GTGCTAGTGGCATTTTCGACTGTACACAGTGAACGAGATAGGTTGGCACCTCTATATACACACAGTCCAAGTGAACGTGTAGATGGTGAATACATTGTCAAAATAGAG AATTCGTGTTCAGATGATTGCTTTGATAACGTCATAGATGAGTTTCTAGACAAGACAGAGAATGATGGCTATGATGACGTGTTGATCATAAACAGAATGAAGACGCTCAACATGTTTGTTGCTAGGATACCAAGAAAGGCTGTTGAAATT TTGCAACGAATGGACAATATCAAATTCATTGAAGAAGACTCTATTGTCACAATAAATAATGAGGAAGTCAGAGAAGTTGCTGCTGAGGAAGTCAGAGAGGTTGATGTAGAAGTAGATGACTTTGGGGTTGAATAA